Proteins encoded in a region of the Mucilaginibacter sabulilitoris genome:
- a CDS encoding MFS transporter, whose amino-acid sequence METKNNKKTIRAWAMFDWANSAYNLVITSTIFPAYYVAITTTETNGGRVMFFGKSFVNTALSDYALSAAYLVIVLLLPILSSIADYKGNKKIFMQFFTAIGALSCCTLYFFKADSIELGIIAFALAAIGYSGGFVFYNSYLPEIATVDMQDKVSAKGFTYGYIGSVLLQLICFVFVLKPELFGIVDKTFPARLSFLLVGLWWIGFALIPFIVLPKGSPNAQKHDHDIIKGGFIELGKVWAKVKTMPLLKRFLPAFFFYSMGVQTIMLVATGFAAKELHMPTAALITTILIIQLVAIAGATLMSRLSGKYGNVRVLIMVVVIWILVCAAAYVTTTSTQFYIVAAVVGLVMGGIQSMSRSTYSKYLPENITDTASFFSFYDVTEKLAIVGGVFSFGFFEELTGSPRNSVLVLAVFFVIGLVLLFSLLSAEKKLKKNMEFSAV is encoded by the coding sequence ATGGAAACCAAAAATAATAAGAAAACCATACGGGCCTGGGCTATGTTTGATTGGGCCAACTCTGCTTATAACCTCGTTATCACTTCAACCATTTTTCCGGCCTATTATGTGGCCATCACTACTACAGAAACTAATGGGGGCAGGGTCATGTTTTTTGGTAAAAGCTTTGTTAACACCGCGCTGTCAGATTACGCTTTGTCGGCCGCTTATTTAGTTATTGTGTTATTGTTACCTATATTATCGTCCATTGCCGATTATAAAGGCAACAAGAAAATATTTATGCAGTTTTTTACGGCTATCGGCGCGCTATCCTGCTGTACCCTGTATTTTTTTAAGGCTGATAGCATTGAATTAGGCATCATAGCCTTTGCACTTGCCGCCATTGGCTACAGCGGGGGCTTTGTGTTTTACAATTCTTACCTGCCCGAAATTGCCACTGTTGACATGCAGGATAAGGTAAGCGCCAAGGGTTTTACCTATGGCTATATAGGCAGTGTATTGCTCCAGCTTATTTGCTTTGTATTTGTATTAAAACCCGAGCTGTTTGGTATAGTCGACAAAACATTTCCGGCCCGGCTGTCGTTCCTGCTGGTTGGTTTATGGTGGATAGGCTTTGCGCTGATCCCGTTTATTGTATTGCCCAAGGGAAGTCCCAATGCGCAGAAGCACGATCACGATATTATAAAGGGGGGCTTTATTGAACTTGGTAAAGTTTGGGCTAAGGTTAAAACCATGCCTTTATTAAAAAGGTTCCTACCGGCATTTTTCTTTTACTCTATGGGGGTACAAACCATTATGCTGGTGGCTACGGGCTTTGCCGCCAAAGAGCTGCACATGCCAACAGCGGCGCTTATTACCACTATATTGATCATTCAACTGGTGGCCATAGCGGGCGCTACGCTCATGTCGAGGTTATCCGGAAAATATGGTAACGTACGGGTGCTGATCATGGTGGTTGTTATCTGGATATTAGTGTGTGCGGCGGCTTACGTAACTACCACCTCCACACAGTTTTATATAGTGGCTGCCGTAGTAGGTTTGGTAATGGGCGGCATCCAATCCATGTCGCGGTCAACCTATTCCAAATATTTACCCGAAAACATTACCGACACAGCATCGTTCTTTAGTTTTTATGACGTAACCGAAAAGCTGGCCATAGTAGGCGGGGTATTTAGTTTTGGTTTTTTTGAGGAGCTAACCGGTAGCCCGCGTAATTCGGTACTGGTATTGGCTGTCTTTTTTGTTATAGGATTAGTATTATTGTTTTCTTTGCTGTCGGCAGAAAAAAAGCTTAAGAAAAATATGGAATTTAGCGCCGTGTAA
- a CDS encoding SRPBCC family protein, with protein sequence MATTIIKYTDNYPVLYGDDRINLNWPERYTSIIGGVKLGFSGFKHIFSNPFASVLKIGAGGYLLNRGITGHCELYKRIGKLSTNPVNVNIRSSFTVNKPRHKVYSFWRKLDNLPLFMKHLESVEMIDAKYSYWVLKLPSGMANVSWHAEIVRDEQDEMIGWSSLPDSMINNAGKVRFQDALDGKGTIVDVVISYQPPAGGLGAGIAQVLNPMFKKMVDKDVQNFKQYMDIDNGPEDYASTVIVID encoded by the coding sequence ATGGCAACTACAATAATAAAATATACTGATAACTACCCTGTGCTTTACGGGGATGACCGGATAAATCTGAACTGGCCCGAGCGTTATACATCAATTATTGGCGGTGTAAAGCTCGGTTTTTCGGGCTTTAAGCACATTTTTTCTAATCCTTTTGCCAGTGTTCTTAAAATTGGGGCCGGCGGGTATTTGTTAAACCGTGGCATAACAGGCCATTGTGAATTATATAAACGCATTGGCAAGCTATCTACCAATCCTGTTAATGTAAATATCCGGTCCTCGTTCACCGTAAATAAGCCCAGGCATAAAGTTTATAGCTTTTGGCGCAAACTTGATAATTTACCGCTTTTTATGAAGCACCTGGAAAGTGTTGAAATGATTGATGCCAAATATTCCTACTGGGTTTTAAAATTACCTTCGGGTATGGCGAATGTAAGTTGGCATGCCGAAATAGTAAGAGATGAACAGGATGAAATGATTGGCTGGAGTTCCCTACCAGATTCTATGATCAACAATGCCGGTAAAGTACGCTTTCAGGATGCTTTAGATGGCAAAGGAACCATTGTTGATGTGGTGATCAGTTATCAGCCACCTGCAGGTGGTTTAGGGGCTGGTATAGCACAGGTATTAAATCCGATGTTCAAAAAAATGGTTGATAAAGATGTGCAGAATTTTAAGCAGTATATGGATATTGATAATGGTCCCGAGGATTATGCGTCAACTGTAATTGTAATTGATTAA
- a CDS encoding serine hydrolase: MMKLHFTLLLLFIGTTCLAQEPDTVFLKQLLKANPALFNSILNNSAHNEVQILYTQINRDQNNIPHFKSYSYRLNAKHYFYPASTVKLPTAIFALEKLNELHVKGLAKKSVMITDSAFAGQTKVKADTSSFSGLPSIENYIKKILLVSDNDAFNRLYEFVGREEINQKLKKYQLNNTRIVGRLAIGDAGESTRHTNPVDFFNNGKPIYHKPALYDNNDYPMQLENLIQGKAYMDSSDRLVNKPFDFSNKNVYSIADQQQVLKRLLFPEAFPKVQRYNLTPADYSFIYHYMSMFPTENKKPTYNRPEYFPAYCKFLFYGGDSTAIIQPDIRIFNKVGDSYGYDIDNAYIVDFKNKVEFMVTAVVQSNEDGIYNDNKYEYATVCLPFLKNLGKVLYQYELKRSKKHLPDLTKFKFSYSMVK; encoded by the coding sequence ATGATGAAACTACACTTTACACTTTTATTATTATTTATAGGTACTACCTGTTTGGCGCAGGAACCCGATACTGTTTTTCTAAAACAACTTTTAAAAGCCAATCCCGCGTTGTTTAATAGCATATTAAACAACTCTGCACATAACGAAGTACAGATATTGTACACACAGATTAATCGCGATCAAAACAACATACCTCACTTTAAATCATACAGTTACCGGCTTAATGCAAAGCATTATTTTTATCCGGCAAGTACGGTTAAATTGCCTACAGCCATATTCGCACTTGAGAAATTGAACGAACTGCACGTAAAAGGCCTTGCCAAAAAATCTGTAATGATTACCGACAGCGCTTTTGCGGGACAAACCAAAGTTAAAGCAGATACCTCGTCGTTCAGCGGTTTGCCGAGTATAGAAAATTACATCAAAAAGATATTGTTGGTAAGCGATAATGACGCGTTTAACCGCCTGTATGAGTTTGTTGGTCGCGAAGAGATTAACCAGAAACTAAAGAAATATCAGCTGAACAATACCCGAATAGTTGGTAGGCTGGCCATTGGTGATGCAGGGGAAAGTACACGGCATACCAATCCTGTTGACTTTTTTAATAACGGCAAACCAATTTATCATAAACCGGCGCTGTATGACAATAACGATTATCCCATGCAACTGGAAAACCTGATACAAGGCAAAGCTTACATGGATAGCAGCGACAGATTAGTTAATAAACCCTTTGATTTCAGCAACAAAAATGTTTACTCCATTGCCGACCAGCAGCAAGTATTAAAGCGCTTGCTTTTCCCGGAGGCATTCCCAAAAGTACAGCGTTATAACCTAACGCCTGCCGATTACAGTTTTATTTATCACTACATGAGCATGTTTCCGACAGAAAATAAAAAACCAACCTATAACCGACCTGAATATTTCCCTGCATATTGCAAGTTCTTATTTTATGGCGGCGATAGTACCGCAATCATTCAGCCGGATATCCGGATATTTAATAAAGTGGGCGACAGTTATGGTTATGATATTGACAATGCTTATATCGTCGACTTTAAAAATAAAGTTGAGTTTATGGTTACGGCGGTAGTACAATCGAACGAAGATGGGATTTACAATGACAACAAATACGAATATGCCACTGTTTGCCTGCCATTTTTAAAAAATCTGGGAAAGGTGCTTTATCAGTATGAATTAAAACGATCTAAAAAGCACCTCCCCGATTTAACTAAATTTAAATTTAGTTACAGTATGGTTAAATAA
- a CDS encoding IS4 family transposase translates to MTIFKDHNITVKQLLGFIPEALIANLSLTSKIDHYAKVLHGNKLFYLLLYGILDNDRLSQRSLEDTFNDSVFKVLFNLDEDEKVCRSSISERLSKVAPDYFRQIYEYIYERFSCSYTLTERKQYNLIRVDSTIVSETAGKLTAGIVNAGSSKKAIKYSLAFDGLLPGLAQVFTSPKYGNEDNALPEVVMAHVKKEPGHQNIYVLDRGLQSTRTMKTFSESELNFICRSKENRKFELVESLITEGQNMDMGGAILLRDSIVRLYTGMPIANKRGNKHYREVLVDRPFRLVVVKSKSDDGKEYWLLTNEFDLSAKDIAQAYRRRWDIEVFFRFLKQELNVSHLVSLNKNGLQVMLYMTLITSMLVLIYKKGNKQGYKTSKRRFAMEVRDLAIALIVVQCGGDPGLFFKT, encoded by the coding sequence ATGACGATATTTAAAGATCATAACATTACTGTAAAACAGCTTTTAGGTTTCATTCCGGAGGCGCTGATAGCAAATTTGTCGCTCACAAGCAAGATCGATCATTACGCAAAGGTTTTGCATGGCAATAAGCTGTTTTATTTGCTGCTCTATGGTATTTTAGACAACGACAGGCTTAGCCAGAGAAGCCTTGAGGACACGTTCAATGATTCGGTATTTAAAGTGCTTTTTAACCTTGATGAAGATGAAAAGGTCTGCAGGAGTTCCATTTCGGAAAGGTTGTCTAAGGTTGCCCCGGACTATTTCAGACAGATCTATGAATACATCTACGAGCGTTTTTCCTGCTCCTATACGTTAACGGAAAGAAAGCAGTATAATCTCATCCGTGTAGACAGCACTATAGTCAGTGAAACCGCCGGCAAGCTAACCGCAGGCATTGTCAATGCCGGCAGTAGCAAGAAAGCAATCAAATATAGTCTTGCTTTTGATGGCTTGCTGCCAGGCCTTGCGCAGGTCTTTACCAGCCCAAAGTATGGCAACGAAGATAATGCACTGCCCGAGGTTGTCATGGCGCACGTAAAGAAAGAACCCGGGCATCAAAATATCTATGTACTGGACAGGGGGCTTCAATCTACCCGGACAATGAAAACTTTCAGTGAAAGTGAGCTAAACTTCATCTGTCGTTCAAAGGAGAACAGAAAGTTCGAATTGGTAGAATCGCTGATCACTGAAGGGCAGAACATGGATATGGGGGGAGCCATTTTGCTTAGAGATAGCATTGTCCGGCTCTATACAGGTATGCCTATAGCCAACAAGCGGGGGAATAAACATTACAGAGAGGTACTGGTGGATCGTCCTTTTCGCCTGGTTGTCGTAAAAAGTAAATCCGATGATGGTAAAGAGTACTGGCTGTTAACCAATGAGTTCGACTTATCAGCCAAAGACATCGCCCAAGCATACCGCAGGCGTTGGGACATCGAGGTTTTTTTTCGGTTCCTCAAACAAGAACTCAACGTGAGCCACCTGGTTTCGCTAAATAAAAACGGTCTACAGGTTATGTTATATATGACATTGATAACCAGTATGCTGGTATTGATCTACAAAAAGGGGAATAAACAGGGTTATAAAACTTCTAAAAGACGATTTGCTATGGAAGTCAGAGACTTGGCCATTGCTTTAATTGTTGTACAATGTGGTGGTGATCCCGGCCTCTTTTTTAAGACATAA
- the rplT gene encoding 50S ribosomal protein L20: MPRSVNAVASRRRRKRIMNLAKGYWGSRSKVYTIAKNTVEKGLQYAYRDRKTKKREFRALWIQRINAGARQHGISYSQLIGKLAAKEIGLNRKVLADLAMNHPDAFKAIIDAVK, translated from the coding sequence ATGCCACGTTCAGTTAACGCAGTAGCGTCGAGAAGACGCAGGAAAAGGATCATGAACCTCGCCAAAGGTTATTGGGGTTCAAGAAGCAAGGTTTACACCATTGCAAAAAACACAGTTGAAAAAGGTTTACAGTACGCTTACCGTGACCGTAAAACCAAAAAAAGAGAGTTCAGAGCTTTATGGATTCAGCGTATTAACGCCGGTGCCCGTCAGCACGGAATTTCTTACTCTCAGTTAATAGGTAAATTAGCAGCAAAAGAGATCGGTTTAAACCGTAAAGTACTGGCTGATTTAGCAATGAATCACCCTGATGCTTTCAAAGCCATCATTGATGCAGTAAAATAA
- a CDS encoding zinc-ribbon domain-containing protein: MIIYGMRASLQKTEPLADNCPNCNTSGSVQMNVFQRYAHIFWIPVFPIGKTGVSQCTSCQQILKQKEMPASIKLGYENLKTHTKIPVWTFSGLLIIALAIAGFAIADKQKASKVSKMLTSLHKDDVLEVKVKDDQYTLFKVDHVTGNLVYVAFNKFQTNMESSIDDLKDKEFDNSVIKEFPVSQLISNKDFEVIDIDRK, translated from the coding sequence ATGATCATTTACGGAATGCGCGCGTCCCTGCAAAAAACGGAACCTTTGGCCGACAATTGCCCCAACTGCAACACATCTGGCAGCGTACAGATGAATGTATTTCAAAGATATGCGCATATCTTCTGGATACCGGTGTTCCCTATTGGTAAAACCGGCGTATCGCAATGTACCAGTTGCCAGCAGATTTTAAAACAGAAAGAAATGCCTGCTTCTATAAAACTGGGTTATGAGAATCTTAAAACACATACTAAAATACCCGTGTGGACATTCTCTGGTCTATTGATTATAGCTCTGGCTATTGCCGGATTTGCCATTGCCGATAAGCAAAAGGCATCGAAGGTAAGCAAAATGCTCACTTCACTACATAAAGACGATGTGCTGGAAGTAAAGGTAAAAGATGATCAATACACACTGTTTAAAGTTGATCATGTTACCGGTAACCTGGTTTATGTAGCTTTTAATAAATTCCAGACAAATATGGAAAGCAGTATCGATGACCTGAAGGACAAGGAATTTGATAACTCTGTTATCAAAGAATTTCCTGTATCGCAGCTCATTAGCAATAAAGACTTCGAGGTGATTGATATAGACCGGAAATAA
- the rpmI gene encoding 50S ribosomal protein L35: MPKMKTNSSAKKRFKLTGTGKIARKNAYKSHILTKMSTKRKRALGQTSLVSDADLGNVKRMLCIGK; this comes from the coding sequence ATGCCAAAAATGAAAACCAATTCCAGTGCAAAAAAGCGCTTTAAGCTTACTGGAACAGGTAAAATCGCAAGAAAGAACGCATACAAAAGCCACATCTTAACTAAGATGTCGACAAAACGTAAACGTGCCCTTGGTCAAACCAGCTTAGTGTCTGATGCTGACTTAGGTAACGTAAAACGTATGCTTTGTATCGGAAAGTAA
- a CDS encoding cupin domain-containing protein: MMINLAFAGAASAANLNPVKNAAEHIVLKDSIIRKKILLAQFPARNVSSVDVREIIFSPKQQTGKHQHPIPVMGYIASGSVLFQVEGQPSKILHTGEAFYEPANTTIVHFDNQSATEGLKFVAYYLLNGETELIKMMPGK; the protein is encoded by the coding sequence ATGATGATAAACCTTGCATTTGCCGGTGCGGCAAGTGCAGCTAATTTAAACCCGGTAAAAAACGCGGCAGAGCACATCGTTTTAAAAGATAGTATCATTCGTAAAAAAATACTGTTAGCGCAATTCCCGGCCCGTAATGTTTCGAGCGTTGATGTGCGCGAAATTATTTTTAGCCCGAAACAACAAACCGGCAAACACCAGCATCCTATACCGGTAATGGGCTATATTGCTTCGGGATCTGTACTGTTTCAGGTTGAGGGCCAGCCGTCAAAAATTCTGCACACCGGGGAGGCTTTTTACGAACCTGCGAATACCACCATTGTACATTTTGATAACCAGTCGGCCACTGAGGGTTTAAAATTTGTTGCTTATTACCTGCTTAATGGCGAAACCGAATTGATTAAAATGATGCCTGGAAAGTAG
- a CDS encoding (Fe-S)-binding protein, protein MKIELFVPCFIDQLFPDTAFNTIKVLEKAGCKVSFNPNQTCCGQPAFNAGFWDDAKTVGSKFLNDFSDDSVIVTPSASCTGMVKNYYNDLFTNTAVHNKCRSIQGNIYELSDFLVNILQFDYFGAELDGKAVYHDSCAGLRECKIKDEPRQLLSKVLGLELLELKDNETCCGFGGTFAVKFDGISTAMAQQKVDNALAAGAEYIISTDASCLLHLQGYIDKNNLPIKTMHIADVLALGWGNV, encoded by the coding sequence ATGAAGATTGAGTTGTTTGTACCCTGTTTTATTGATCAATTATTTCCTGATACTGCTTTTAACACCATAAAGGTGCTGGAAAAGGCGGGCTGCAAAGTTAGCTTTAATCCAAATCAAACCTGCTGCGGCCAGCCCGCTTTTAACGCCGGTTTCTGGGACGATGCCAAAACGGTAGGCAGTAAATTCCTGAATGATTTTTCGGATGACAGCGTGATTGTAACCCCATCTGCATCGTGCACAGGCATGGTAAAAAATTATTATAACGATCTGTTTACCAATACCGCGGTGCATAATAAATGCCGCAGCATACAGGGCAATATTTACGAGCTATCGGACTTCCTGGTAAACATACTGCAGTTTGATTACTTTGGCGCCGAGTTGGATGGAAAAGCGGTTTATCATGATAGCTGCGCCGGCTTGCGCGAATGCAAGATAAAGGACGAGCCCCGGCAGCTGCTCTCCAAGGTACTGGGACTTGAATTGCTCGAATTAAAGGACAACGAAACCTGCTGTGGCTTCGGCGGCACGTTCGCGGTTAAGTTTGATGGCATATCAACCGCAATGGCACAACAAAAGGTTGATAATGCACTGGCAGCAGGAGCAGAGTATATCATATCAACCGATGCCTCCTGTTTACTCCATTTACAGGGTTATATCGACAAAAACAACCTCCCTATAAAAACCATGCACATAGCCGATGTTTTAGCCCTGGGGTGGGGGAATGTGTAG
- the infC gene encoding translation initiation factor IF-3, which yields MALNKPFNRGPRLPFKKKEAEHNINQFIRAQEVRLVGDNVEQGVYSLRDALAIAQEQELDLVEISPNAVPPVCKVTDYNKFIYEQKKKLKEIKSNAKQTVIKEIRFGPNTDDHDFEFKLKHAIKFLESGEKVRAYVHFKGRAIVYKEQGEILLLRFAQALEDVGKVEQLPKLEGKRMFLTLAPKALKK from the coding sequence TTGGCATTAAACAAACCTTTCAATAGAGGACCAAGGCTTCCTTTTAAGAAAAAAGAAGCCGAACACAACATTAACCAATTCATCAGGGCTCAGGAAGTTCGTCTGGTAGGCGATAACGTTGAGCAGGGAGTTTACTCTTTAAGAGATGCACTGGCAATTGCACAGGAGCAGGAACTGGACCTGGTTGAAATATCTCCAAACGCTGTTCCACCGGTTTGTAAAGTAACTGATTATAACAAGTTTATTTACGAACAAAAGAAAAAGCTAAAGGAGATTAAGAGCAATGCCAAGCAAACGGTTATAAAGGAGATCCGTTTCGGACCGAATACTGATGATCATGACTTTGAATTTAAGTTAAAGCATGCCATCAAATTCTTAGAATCGGGCGAAAAGGTGAGGGCTTACGTACACTTTAAAGGCCGTGCCATTGTGTACAAAGAGCAAGGCGAGATATTATTGCTTCGTTTTGCACAAGCGCTTGAAGATGTGGGTAAGGTTGAACAACTACCAAAGCTTGAAGGAAAAAGGATGTTTTTAACCCTTGCTCCAAAGGCCTTAAAAAAATAA
- a CDS encoding barstar family protein, with protein MEIIIDGERIRNIEDFHLEIKEKLKFPEYYGENMNALWDCLTSSIELPVTLIWKNVNISKASLGEDFNSIVDLFFRPRRKSMVLVSNIFNHE; from the coding sequence ATGGAAATAATTATTGATGGTGAACGGATTAGAAATATAGAGGATTTCCATTTGGAGATTAAAGAAAAATTAAAATTTCCGGAATACTATGGTGAAAATATGAACGCACTTTGGGACTGCTTAACGAGTTCGATTGAGCTTCCTGTCACATTAATCTGGAAGAATGTTAATATAAGTAAGGCAAGCCTGGGGGAAGATTTTAATAGCATTGTCGACCTTTTTTTTCGGCCGAGAAGGAAATCGATGGTTTTAGTATCCAATATATTTAACCACGAGTAG
- a CDS encoding DinB family protein: MRIIQPPQPGEYPPYAIMYMKLLPTDGLILKHLQDNFDMVKELIYSLPENMLYHRYAPGKWSIKETLVHIIDDERIFAYRALSFARNEKNNLIGFDQDSYATYSDADNRALDNIFEEYKAVRRSTIALFNGLPDDAFDRMGHGTGTANDATVRALAYHIAGHELHHVNIIKDKYLERK, encoded by the coding sequence ATGAGAATAATACAACCACCTCAGCCGGGAGAGTATCCGCCTTATGCCATCATGTATATGAAACTGCTCCCCACAGACGGACTAATTCTAAAGCATCTGCAGGATAATTTTGATATGGTGAAGGAGTTGATCTATTCGTTACCCGAGAACATGCTGTACCACAGATATGCGCCAGGCAAGTGGAGCATTAAAGAAACCCTGGTGCACATTATTGACGACGAGCGCATTTTTGCCTATCGCGCACTGAGTTTTGCCCGCAACGAAAAAAACAACCTGATCGGCTTTGACCAGGATTCTTATGCCACCTACTCTGATGCGGATAACCGCGCTTTGGACAATATTTTTGAAGAATATAAGGCGGTACGGAGATCGACCATAGCCCTGTTCAATGGCCTGCCCGACGATGCCTTTGACCGTATGGGACATGGCACCGGCACTGCTAACGATGCCACGGTAAGGGCCTTAGCCTACCACATCGCCGGGCATGAGCTGCATCATGTTAATATTATTAAGGACAAGTATCTGGAGAGAAAATAG
- the thrS gene encoding threonine--tRNA ligase produces MISITLPDGSVRQYDKGISSMQIAQSISEGLARNVLAAEVDGQVWDASRPIEQDSHVKLLTWNDTSGKSTFWHSSAHLMAEALEALYPGTKFGIGPAIETGFYYDVDFGDKVLSSDEFKQIEDKMIELAKTKEEYIRKPVSKADAIEYFTEKGDEYKLDLIKDLPDGSITFYTQGNFTDLCRGPHIPNTGFIKAVKLMSLAGAYWRGDETRKQLTRIYGVTFPKASELTDYLHMIEEAKKRDHRKLGKELELFAFSEKVGMGLPLWLPKGTALRERLANFLQKAQVKAGYEQVITPHIGHKNLYVTSGHYEKYGADSFQPIKTPQEGEEFFLKPMNCPHHCEIYKTKPRSYKDLPVRLAEFGTVYRYEQSGELHGLTRVRGFTQDDAHLFCRPDQVKDEFKKVIDLVLYVFKALGFEDYTAQISLRDPENKGKYIGTDENWALAESAIIEAAEEKGLRTVVELGEAAFYGPKLDFMVKDALGRKWQLGTIQVDYNLPERFELEYTGNDNLKHRPVMIHRAPFGSLERFVAVLIEHCAGNFPLWLSPEQFIILPISEKYEEYAKKLSDVLKDSDICGLIDFRDEKIGRKIRDAEVKKIPYMLVVGEKEAAEGMVSVRKHGIGDLGSMSIEDFKEQITKEIKV; encoded by the coding sequence ATGATTAGTATTACACTTCCCGATGGTTCCGTTCGTCAGTACGACAAGGGGATCTCTTCCATGCAGATCGCGCAGTCGATCTCCGAAGGATTAGCACGTAACGTATTAGCAGCCGAGGTTGATGGTCAGGTTTGGGATGCCAGCCGCCCCATTGAGCAGGATTCGCACGTTAAATTATTAACCTGGAACGATACTTCAGGTAAATCAACATTCTGGCATTCATCAGCCCACTTAATGGCTGAGGCATTGGAGGCTTTGTATCCGGGTACAAAATTCGGTATCGGTCCGGCTATTGAAACCGGCTTTTATTATGATGTTGATTTTGGCGACAAGGTTTTATCTTCTGATGAGTTCAAACAGATTGAGGATAAGATGATTGAGCTTGCCAAAACCAAAGAAGAATATATACGCAAGCCCGTAAGCAAAGCGGATGCTATTGAATATTTTACCGAAAAAGGTGATGAGTATAAGCTCGATCTGATCAAGGACTTGCCCGATGGTTCTATCACTTTTTACACACAAGGCAACTTTACCGACCTGTGCCGTGGGCCTCATATCCCTAATACAGGCTTTATAAAGGCGGTTAAATTAATGAGCCTTGCGGGTGCCTATTGGCGTGGTGATGAAACCCGTAAACAGCTTACACGTATTTACGGCGTTACTTTTCCTAAAGCCAGCGAGCTTACCGATTACCTGCACATGATCGAAGAAGCTAAAAAGCGTGATCACCGTAAATTGGGTAAAGAGCTTGAACTGTTTGCTTTCTCCGAAAAAGTGGGCATGGGCCTGCCTTTGTGGTTGCCAAAAGGTACCGCATTGCGCGAGCGTTTGGCTAACTTTTTACAAAAAGCACAGGTTAAGGCAGGTTATGAGCAGGTAATTACACCGCATATCGGGCATAAAAACCTGTATGTAACATCTGGTCATTATGAAAAATATGGTGCCGATTCGTTTCAGCCTATAAAAACCCCGCAAGAGGGCGAGGAGTTCTTCTTAAAACCGATGAACTGCCCGCATCACTGCGAGATATATAAAACCAAACCACGCTCATATAAGGATCTTCCTGTACGTTTGGCCGAGTTTGGTACTGTCTACCGTTACGAGCAAAGTGGCGAGTTGCACGGCTTAACCCGTGTGCGTGGCTTTACTCAGGATGATGCACACTTGTTTTGTCGTCCGGACCAGGTAAAAGATGAATTTAAAAAGGTAATTGACCTGGTGCTGTATGTATTTAAAGCGCTTGGTTTTGAGGATTATACAGCACAGATTTCCCTGCGCGACCCGGAAAATAAAGGTAAATACATCGGTACCGACGAAAACTGGGCACTTGCAGAATCGGCTATTATTGAGGCTGCGGAAGAAAAAGGCTTACGCACGGTAGTGGAACTTGGCGAAGCCGCTTTTTATGGCCCTAAGCTTGATTTTATGGTGAAAGATGCCCTTGGCCGTAAATGGCAATTGGGTACTATACAGGTTGATTACAACCTGCCTGAGCGTTTTGAACTGGAATATACCGGCAACGACAATTTAAAACACCGCCCCGTAATGATCCACAGGGCGCCTTTTGGTTCTCTGGAGCGCTTTGTTGCGGTATTAATTGAGCATTGTGCCGGTAATTTCCCGCTGTGGTTATCGCCCGAGCAGTTCATTATATTACCTATATCAGAAAAATATGAAGAATATGCAAAAAAACTTTCTGATGTGTTAAAAGATTCCGATATTTGCGGGCTGATTGATTTTAGAGACGAGAAGATAGGGCGGAAGATACGCGATGCCGAAGTCAAAAAGATCCCTTATATGTTAGTAGTGGGCGAAAAAGAGGCGGCCGAAGGCATGGTCTCTGTGAGAAAGCACGGTATTGGCGACTTAGGAAGCATGAGTATAGAAGATTTTAAAGAACAAATAACTAAAGAAATAAAAGTATAA